In Athalia rosae chromosome 6, iyAthRosa1.1, whole genome shotgun sequence, one DNA window encodes the following:
- the LOC105688843 gene encoding retinol dehydrogenase 12-like, with protein sequence MVSSLCYLIFPVILVMGLLRKCRESTWGRCQSRTPLQGRVFLVTGANSGIGKETVRELVRRKARVIMACRNLQSARDVVAEIRKDIQTGELIPMELDLSSFISIRHFALEVLKTFSEIHVLINNAGVYAPLKDRCLTKEGFEIHFGVNHLGHFLLTNLLLDRLKESAPSRIVVVTSKLLESGQIDFSNLNAEKGLSAKGRMNPGYCNSKLANAYFAAELAKRTENTGVSVYSVCPGFTYTGLFRNVKRSWFHYVLFSPVALMFLRTANQGAQTVLHCATEQSLENESGCIYRDCKIYEPKKKLDPEIADRLWSVSNELINVS encoded by the exons ATGGTTTCGTCGTTGTGCTACCTCATATTTCCCGTCATCTTGGTCATGGGACTCCTGCGAAAATGTCGAGAGTCTACTTGGGGGAGATGCCAAAGCCGTACACCATTGCAGGGACGTGTTTTCCTTGTCACTGGAGCTAATTCTGGCATCGGTAAGGAAACTGTCAGAGAACTAGTCAGAAGAAAGGCACGAGTCATTATGGCATGTCGCAACCTCCAAAGTGCACGAGATGTTGTTGCTGAAATCCGAAAAGATATTCAGACTGGCGAGCTG ATTCCTATGGAGTTGGATCTCAGTTCGTTCATTTCGATAAGACACTTTGCTCTAGAAGTATTAAAAACTTTCTCAGAAATTCATGTACTGATAAATAATGCAGGTGTATATGCACCTTTAAAAGATCGCTGTCTGACTAAAGAGGGATTTGAAATACATTTTGGAGTCAATCACTTGGGGCATTTTCTTCTAACAAACTTGCTCCTTGACCGACTGAAAGAGAGTGCTCCTAGCAG AATTGTTGTCGTTACATCGAAGCTGCTAGAATCTGGTCagatagatttttcaaacctgAACGCAGAAAAAGGTTTGTCAGCAAAAGGACGGATGAATCCAGGCTATTGTAACTCAAAATTAGCAAACGCTTATTTTGCTGCCGAGCTTGCTAAAAGAACTGAAAATACGGGTGTCAGCGTTTATTCTGTATGTCCAGGATTCACATACACGGGCCTCTTTCGAAATGTAAAACGTAGCTGGTTCCACTATGTGCTTTTTTCCCCAGTTGCTTTGATGTTTCTTCGAACTGCAAATCAG GGTGCTCAGACTGTACTCCACTGCGCAACAGAACAATCATTAGAGAATGAGAGTGGATGTATTTACCGTGACTGTAAAATCTATGAACctaagaaaaaattggaccCGGAGATAGCTGATCGTTTGTGGAGTGTCAGTAATGAGCTGATAAACGTCTCATAA